CTTTGAGAATTACTTCTCTATTTCCCATTGGTAAATCTCTTACCAAATGACTTTTATTTTGATGAAGCCGATGACTTACCTTACCACACCGGGGGCAATCTGCTGTTTTTTTCTCGACTCTTACCGATAATATTAATGTTTCTTCTGTTTCCTTGCTATCTTCTACTATGACACCAGATAAATTTAGTAGTTTGGTCATTATTCTTTTCATAATTAATTCCGAATGTCCTATTGTTCGGCGCTATTATAACATTTTAGCACACTAAGTACGGAAGAGCCGGTCAACTCATCCAGAAAAATGTCTTGGCCAGTACCATTTTCTCCGGTCAGCAACCCATTGGCTTCTATTCCCATCGCGGTCATGCCTCATTTGTTCTAGCAGCAATAGTAGTTCTTCTGCTTGTCAGTTGGCAGCGACAGTGGATAAGCAGCCGCACAGTGAAAAGGGTAGGAGTATTGATTATATCAGCACTGCTACTAACTCAGACCAGGCAGGCAGTGTTGGCTTTGCTGATAGCAACTTTTTATTTATTAGGGAGGAAATACTACAAACTGTTAATCCCTGCCACCTTAGTGTGTTTGCTCATAATTGGCATCGCCACAACCACCCGGCAGATAAATAATTTACCTTTAATTAAACAAATCACTTCAGACCGGATTTATCTGTGGCAGCTATCGAAGCGTGGAATAAGTCAGCGTCCCTTACTCGGATGGGGTTTTGATGGATTCGGCACTGCTTACCCGTATGTTTTAAGCCCGGAGAAAACGTTAAAAGTAGTACGCTTAGGTGACTTCAGTCTCGACTACATTAACGAGAAAGGAAAACTACGCACGATATCGCTACCCACAGCTAAAGCTCACAATTTGATATTGGATACAACTTTATCTGTAGGT
The Argonema galeatum A003/A1 genome window above contains:
- a CDS encoding O-antigen ligase family protein, whose protein sequence is MASTIFSGQQPIGFYSHRGHASFVLAAIVVLLLVSWQRQWISSRTVKRVGVLIISALLLTQTRQAVLALLIATFYLLGRKYYKLLIPATLVCLLIIGIATTTRQINNLPLIKQITSDRIYLWQLSKRGISQRPLLGWGFDGFGTAYPYVLSPEKTLKVVRLGDFSLDYINEKGKLRTISLPTAKAHNLILDTTLSVGVLGLLSYLALIIFAAPNQAGSRS
- a CDS encoding transposase family protein, whose protein sequence is MTKLLNLSGVIVEDSKETEETLILSVRVEKKTADCPRCGKVSHRLHQNKSHLVRDLPMGNREVILK